One segment of Ricinus communis isolate WT05 ecotype wild-type chromosome 8, ASM1957865v1, whole genome shotgun sequence DNA contains the following:
- the LOC8285312 gene encoding ACT domain-containing protein ACR6, with protein sequence MDDEYAKLIRRMNPPRVVIDNDVCEDATVIQVDSVNKHGILLQVVQVLTDMNLVIKKAYISSDGGWFMDVFNVIDQDGNKIRDKEVIGYIQRRLESNASFAPSLRGSVGVMPSEDHTSIELSGNDRPGLLSEVCAVLADLRCNVVNAEIWTHNARAAAVVHVTDDSTGCAVKDPKRLSTIKELLCNVLKGNNDLKAAKMTLSPPGITSRERRLHQIMFADRDYERVDRVGLGRLEDKSSRPHVTVLNIEKDYSVITMRSKDRPKLLFDIVCTLTDMEYVVFHGMVNAGRKEEAYQEFYIRHVDGLPISSDAERERVIQCLEAAIERRASEGLELELCTEDRVGLLSDITRTFRENSLCIKRAEISTKGGIAKDTFYVTDVTGSPVDPKIVDSICRQIGQTRLQVKQNLTLSPKPAQETTMGYLLGTLFKARTFQNFKLIRSYS encoded by the exons atggatgatgaatatGCTAAGCTTATCAGGAGGATGAACCCGCCAAG AGTTGTGATTGACAACGATGTTTGTGAGGACGCCACTGTTATTCAG GTTGACAGTGTCAACAAGCATGGAATACTACTCCAAGTCGTACAAGTGCTTACTGATATGAACcttgtaataaaaaaagcaTATATATCATCTGATGGAGGATGGTTTATGGATG tGTTTAATGTGATAGACCAAGATGGCAACAAAATCAGAGATAAGGAAGTGATTGGTTATATACAAAGA AGACTTGAAAGTAATGCAAGCTTTGCTCCTTCATTGAGAGGGTCTGTTGGTGTGATGCCTTCTGAAGACCATACATCAATTGAACTCAGCGGTAATGACAGGCCTGGATTATTGTCTGAAGTATGTGCAGTTCTGGCGGATCTTCGCTGCAATGTGGTAAATGCTGAGATATGGACCCATAATGCCAGGGCTGCTGCTGTGGTTCATGTCACAGATGATTCCACAGGGTGTGCGGTTAAAGATCCAAAGAGACTCTCGACAATAAAGGAATTGCTGTGCAATGTTCTCAAAGGTAACAATGATTTAAAAGCAGCAAAAATGACTCTTTCACCTCCTGGGATAACAAGTAGAGAGAGAAGATTGCATCAGATCATGTTTGCCGATAGGGACTATGAAAGGGTCGATAGGGTTGGACTAGGAAGGCTCGAGGATAAGAGCTCAAGACCTCATGTTACCGTGTTGAACATCGAGAAAGATTACTCTGTGATTACTATGAGGTCAAAGGATCGCCCTAAACTTTTGTTTGACATTGTTTGCACTTTAACGGACATGGAGTATGTAGTTTTTCATGGAATGGTCAATGCAGGAAGGAAGGAGGAAGCTTATCAG GAATTCTATATCCGACATGTCGATGGACTCCCTATAAGCTCAGATGCTGAGAGAGAACGTGTCATACAATGTCTTGAAGCTGCTATTGAAAGGCGAGCATCTGAG GGACTTGAGCTAGAATTATGCACAGAGGACCGTGTTGGACTTCTTTCAGACATTACCAGAACATTCCGAGAAAACAGTTTATGCATCAAGAGAGCAGAAATTTCAACAAAAGGCGGTATAGCCAAAGACACATTCTATGTCACAGACGTAACAGGTAGCCCAGTTGACCCCAAGATTGTTGATTCAATTTGCAGACAGATCGGACAAACTAGGTTACAGGTGAAACAGAACTTGACTCTTTCACCAAAGCCAGCACAAGAAACTACAATGGGATATCTATTGGGGACCCTGTTCAAAGCTCGAACGTTTCAGAATTTTAAGTTGATCAGATCCTACTCGTAA